CATGCCAGTTGTCCGCGGCAAGGAAATCGAGGTTCTGTATTCCGCCTCGGCCATCGCCCGCCGTAACCTCGAACTGGCGAAGGAGATCGCCGCACATGAGTATCACGACCTTCTGGTCATCTCTGTGCTCAAGGGATCGTTCATCTTCGCCGCCGACCTGATCCGCGCCATGCACGACGTCGGCCTGTCGCCAGAGGTGGAGTTCATCTTCATCTCAAGTTACGGCGCCGGCACCACGAGTGGGGAAGTGCGCGTGCTGCGCGACATCGACAACGATGTGGCGGGGCGCGACGTGCTGCTGATCGACGACATTCTCGAATCCGGCAAGACGCTCTCTTTTGCGCGCGAGCTCATGCTGTCGCGCGGCGCCAAGAGCTGCTCGCTCGCAGTGCTGCTCGACAAGCGGATGCGCCGGCAGGCCAAGATCGATGCCGATTTCGTCGGCTTCGACTGCCCCGACTATTTCGTCGTCGGCTACGGCATGGACGTCGCCCATGCGTTCCGGGAGCTTCCCTTCGTCGGCGTGGTGAAGAGCTAGCCAGCGGAATGCGGGCATTCATTCCGCCGTCCAGGGTCGTAGAGCGCGAGTTCGTCAGCCGTTGGACGCTGGAAACGTTCCGACCATCGCAGACGCTCAGGCCTGCTGATCTCGAACGCGCCAAACGGCCGATCCTTGTTGCGCCGCCAAATGCGTTTCCAGAGCCCGTCGAGGGAGGGCGCCGAGATGCGCGTCGATCCAGGGTTAACGTCCATGGGGCTGGTGAGGCGTCCCTATCGCCCCTCATCTAGCCGGCTGCCGCAGCGTTAAGGAATCGCTTCAGGGAACATCAAGGATTCGCCGCCAAGGTCGCGCCATGGCGAAGATCCTTATTGTCGAAGACGACGACTCGGTGCGCACGCTGGCCGCCCGGGCGCTCCAACGAAACGGATACGAGGTCGAGGTGGCCGTCGACGGCGGCAGCGGCCTCGACTGTATACGGGCGGCCGAGGGAAGCTATGACCTGGTCGTCTCGGACGTACGGATGCCGGGGATGGACGGCATCGAGATGGCGCGCGCGGCGGCTGCCTCCTATCCCGCGCTGAAGCTGATGCTGATGACAGGATACGCGGACCAGCGCGAGCGCTGCGAGTCCCTGCGGGGCGTGGTCCGGGACGTGCTGCAGAAGCCTTTCTCGCTGGCGGATCTGCGCGAGCGCGTCGAGCATCTCCTGGCGGAAGCCGTCGAGCCGGCAGCCTGACCACCGCCCATCGCGGCAGCGGCAGGCATTCTGACGACTGCAGCTTCGCTGCTCTATCTGCTTGTGAACCGCATTTTTGCGACGCTAGACGAGCCCGTCTGGCTGCGAAATGCGCAGCGACGTCAGCCGACGATGCGGTCGCCGTAGTGCCGAGTGATGGCGTCCGGCGGCCGCTGGTCCGCAGGCAGCGTCTCGGGGAAGTATGTCGGCGCGCCGTGCCGCTTGCCGAACATAATGTCGAACTGCAGGAAGCGGAAATCCCGGATGATCGGGGCGACCGACTTGGCGCGTGACCACTCCGGCGTCGCTGCGTCGTCGGCGCCGATCAGCATGCTGCGCTCGACCACCCGGTACTGCTCGCGAACCTTCCCAAGGAAATCCGTGTAGTAGGGATGCTGGATGCCGGCGGCCTTAAAAATCTCCAGCGGCAGGAAGGCGGGGCTGATCGAGCCTGTCTCGGCGGAGCCGGCGCGATTCGACCAGACGACCAGCGGCGTCTCGCGGTGCAGCGCCATTTTCTCGGCGGATTCCTTGCGGTCCGGCACCGGATTCTTGAGGAACCCGGTGTCGACATAGGCAGGCCCGAGCGGTGGCAGGTGGTCGCCGAAGAAGGCGATAACCGTCGGACGATCGCGGTTCGACGCCCATTCGATCAGTTGCTCCAGGCCTTTGTCGGCGTCCGAGGCGCCTTCCGCATAGGTGAGGATCGAGCCGCGGGCCCAGGGGCCGCCGATGGTGCTCACCGTGTGGGTCGCGGCCGCGTAGCGATTCGGCTCATAGGGACCATGGCTTTGCAGGCTGACGGCGAAGATGAAGAACGGATCGGTCTTGGCCTCGGCTTCCCTGATGATCTCATCGGTAAGCGCCGCGTCGGAGACCAGCTGCCCGCGCTTTGCCATGGGCGGCAGCGTCTCCGAGGAGAGGAAGTCGGTAAAGCCGAACGCCTTGTAGACGGGCTTGCGGTTCCAGAACCAGCCCTCGAAAGGATGGATGGCGAGCGTGTCGTAGCCCTGGCTCTTCAGGAAGGTCGCCATCGACGGCAGCGAGTCGCGCACATACTGCTGATAGGGGATGCTTCCGTAAGGCAGGAAGGCGTTGGAGAAGCCGGTCAGCGCCTCGAACTCGACGTTGGCCGTCATACCGCCGAACTCCGGCGAAAAGACGTGACCGGACTGCAGCCGGCGCGCATTCGCGATCGGGTCCGGAGTGATCATGGTGCCCGGCAGCCGCGACGGATCCCAGAAGGATTCGCTCATCACCACGATGATGTCGGGGCGGTCGAGCGGAACCGAAGCGGCCGTCGCGGGCTGCGGCGCCGCCGCGATGGCGGCCTGCGAATAGCCGCTCGGGGCCGAGACCTTGGCCATCGGGACGTTGAGCGCGAAGGCGAGCGCGAAGCCGTTGTGCGCGTAGTTTTCCTTCTGGTCCCACATTATGGGGAAGATCTGAAGGCGGTCTCGCGCCCACGAGAAGGTCGCGTAGTCCATGATCGACACGAAGAAGGCCAGCGCCGGCAACGCCACCGCCAGTCTGATGATGCGATCGCCCTTTGAAAGGCGCGGGAACTTGCGCCGCCAGAAACGCCACGCGAAGAAAAGCGCGGCGCTCGCGACGACCATGGAGAGCACCAGGCCGACCGCTGTCCACGGCCTGTCGGCGACGAGCAGGGGCATCAGTTCCACGATCTGCCTGGCGTATAGGAAATCGGTCGGGTAGAGCGGATCGCCGAGATAATAGGCCTTCTGGTGCCCGGTGAAGGCGAGGACCATGAACACCGGCGCAAGCACCAGCAATCCCTGATGCGCGCGACCGAGAAGCGCGTCGAGGCCGAGAAAAAGCAGGCAGAAGATGACGACGGTCGTCCAGCCCGGCCGATAGGGCTGCAGGAAGAAGCCGAGCGCACCGCCCGCAGAACCACGCGCGACCAGTTCAATCGTGAAGGTGAGGACGAGCGCGATCAGGAAGGTGACGGAGACGGTCTGCACGGCGCGCGCCAGGCGCTGCCGCCGTGAGGGCGTCAACTCCGGAACAGCCGAATTTACCGACGCCACGGCGCCGCTTGCGGTCAATGCACTCAAAACACATCCTCATTGCGGCGCGCGCGCGTGTCACGCATCTGTCATCGAACCGTCATCAAAGCTAGGGCTCGCGGCCAAATTGTGAAGAGCGCCGCGACTTTCGCTACGCCGTATAGGGGGCTGGGGATAAAGCTGGGGAGGCGGGGCCGACCGGCCTTTGGCCTCAGCGCATGTCGAGCAGGCGCTCGAGATAGTCGCGCTCGAGCGCGGGGCTGAGCGCGTTGCCCAGGCGTTTGCGGATGGCTTCGAGGATCTGGCGGGCCCGCTGGACGTCGATCTCGTCGGGCACCTTGACGGAGTCTCCGAAATCGGGGCCGGTGGTGGCGCGCGGGCGGCCGAGCGGATCGCGATCGGCATTCTGCTGCCGTCCGCCCTGTTCGCTGCCGCCCTGGTCGCCCTGCATGGCCTGCATCATCTGCTGCATCATGTCCTGGGCGCCCCGGCGCAAAGCTTCAAGGGCGCGCCCCTGCTCGCCGACGGCGCGTTCGTCCTCGCCCTCGCCAAGCGAACCTTCGGCTTCGCCCATCGCCTCGCCGGCGTCGCCGAACCCTTCGCCCGGCTGGACGCCGAGACCTTCGAGGTCCTTCATCAGCCCCTGCAGGTCCTTCTGGAGTTGACCCTGGCCCTCCTGCAACTGCTTCAGCGCCTCGGCAAATTCCTCAGGAGTCATGCCGGGGCCGTCCTGCGGCTGGCCTTCGCCGTTCTCGCCCGCCTGGGGCTCGCCGCCCTGTTCGCCGGGATCGCCGCGCTGCTGCCTGTCCCTCTGCTGCTGCCCGAGCCCGAAGGTCTCGTTCATGGTCTGCTGCTGGCGACGCATGATGTCGCCCAGCCGATCCATCTGCTTCTTCATCTCGCCGGACTGGCCGTCCTGCTGGCGTTGCTGCTGGCGGCGGCCGGCCTGGAGATTGTTCATCAGGTTCTGGAGCTCGGAAAGGAGCTGTTGCGCCTGGTCGCGGTTGCCCGACTTGGCGAGGTTCTCGATCTGGTCCAGCATACGCTGCAGATCGCTCTCGCGCAGTTGCTGGCCGTTCTGGGGCAGCTGCTCGGCGAGGTTCGGATCCTGCTGCGCGCGTTCGGCGAATTCGCGCAGGAATTCATCCATCGCCTCGCGCAGTTCCTTCATGAGCTGATCGATCTCTTCATCGCTGGCGCCATTCTCCAGCGCCTGCTTGAGATTCTCCTGGGCCTGGCGCAGCCGCTTTTCCGCAGCCGAAAGATCGCCGTCCTCGATGGTCAGCGCCATCTGCCAGAGATAGTCGGCCGCCTCGCGCAGCTGGTCGTCGCTCTGGGCGAGCTTCAGCCGCGTCATGCCCGCCATGATGCCGAGATAGTGGGAGAGATTGTCGAACGTGTCCTCCGGGCGCAGCGTGATGGCGTCCATCAGGCCACGCACGTCAGCCTTGCGGTTGGCGTCGAGCGCGAGCATCCGACGCTGCTCCACTACCGCTTTCGCCAGCGGATTGGTGAAGGGACGCGCCGGCAGGATGATGCGCTTGGTCTCGCTGGTCGCCTCCTGACCGGCGTCGTCGACGGCCTTGAGCGTCAGGGTCACCGGCAGGCCGGCCCAGGCATGCTCGGTCAGGTCCCGCGAAGCCTTGGCGGCCTTGGCCTCTGCGCCGCGCCGCGGAAGCGCCAGCGGCAGGTCCGGCGCCTCGTAGAGCGGACGCGCATTGGACGCGGAGGGATCGATCAGCTTGAACTCTGCCTCGGCGGACGCGGCGCCATAGTCGTCGGCGATCTCGTAGTTCAACTCGAGCGTGCCGTTGACCGCCCGCTTCGGCTCGCCGACGAACGTGATCGTCGGGGGGCTGTCGGGCACGATCTTGAACGCCCAGCTCCTCAGCTCGGCATCGCCGGATTTGAGAACCAGCGTTCCGTCCATGGTCAGCTTGCCGGCGAACTGCCGCGATGCGCTCGCGCTCTGGACCACGGGCGGCGCGGCATCGGGCGCAGCGACCTTGGGAGCGATGTCATGGAAGACGCCGTTCGCCTCCACGAAGGCCAGTGTCTCGTCGCCGGCGCCGCCGGTGACGCGCAGGGCGACGTCGCTGCCTTCCGGCACGGTAAAGGTTGCGCCCGGCTGTGCGGCATCCGCTGTCAGGAAGATCGGGGCCTTGCGGGTGTAGGCAGGCGGCGTCACCCAGGCGTCGATGCGGGCGGGCAGAGAGTCGACGCTGGCATGGGCGCGGAAGCCGTCGTCCAGGCGGCCGCCCAGGGGGCCGAAGGAGAACGCGAACGCGGCGAGGAGAAGGAGGGGAACGGCGGCGCGCAGACCCCACGGGTCCCGCTCGGGTACTCGCGGCCGCGGCAGATCGCCCGACAGATCCCTCAGCCTTGCGGCCATGCGGCGCTGGTGCTCGCGCCAGAGCGCCTCGCCAAACCCCGTCTCGCGACCGCTCAGCCGGTCGCCCTGAACGGTCACAGGCGTGTGCAGCAGGCGGTTCGAACTTTCGATGCGGCGGTCGATCTCCGTCGCCGATGGCCGTCTGAAGTAGCGCAGGGGATAGACCGCGCCCAACACGGCGATGCCGAACAGCGCGAGGACGGCGAGCCGCATCACGTCGGGCATCAGCCGGAACAGTCCGAACCAGGATATCGCGAGGAAGAGGCCGCCGACAATCAGCAGGGGCAGGAGCAGCGGCCAGAGGCGCTCGACATGGATCGCCGTCCAGGTGCCGAGGCGAGCCCAACGGAGCCGTCCGTTCCGGCTGTTGGTGGCGCTCGCAGTCGTCGGTTCCTTCATCCGCCCTTTCCGGGTGGGGCGGCAATTCCTGCCGCCGCCTTACAAACCTGAACAATAGCAACAATCGCGGCAAAGGCGAGGCAGTTGCGAAAACGTGATGGGCCGACAGCGCACGGGCCGGGAACCGTTCAGCGTCGTGACTGGTTCAAACTCCGGGATGCGCGTGCGAGGCGCCAGGTAAAGCTCTCCGGCTACGCCAGCCAGTCCGGCAGCGAATCAAGACCGATGAGGTCTTCATAGGTGCCGCGCGGCCGGATCACGTGGAAGCGGTCGCCGTCGACAAGCACTTCCGGGATCAGGAGTCGCGTGTTGTAGGTCCCTGCCTGCACCGCGCCGTAGGCGCCTGCCGTGCCGACCGCGATCAGGTCGCCGGGTTTCATGCGCGGCAGGTCGCGGTCCTGACCCAGATAGTCGCCTGTTTCGCAGACGGGCCCGACGATGTCGGCGGTCATGCGCGGCGCATCGGGCGCGGCCTGCACGACGGGCCTGATCTCGTGGAAGGCGTCGTAGAGCGTCGGTCGAATCAGGTCGTTCATCGCCGCGTCGACGATGACGAAGTTTTTCGCCTCGCCTTCCTTCACGTAGATCACCTCGGAGACCAGGATGCCGGCGTTGCCGACGATCATGCGGCCGGGCTCGAAGATGACCTTCATGCCTAGATTCGCGACATGCTTGCGGGCGATCGCCGCATAGGCGTCGGGCAGGGGAGGCGGGTTGTTGTCGGTGCGGTAGGGGATGCCGAGCCCGCCGCCGAGGTCGATGTGCCTGA
This portion of the Mesorhizobium shangrilense genome encodes:
- a CDS encoding LTA synthase family protein, translating into MTPSRRQRLARAVQTVSVTFLIALVLTFTIELVARGSAGGALGFFLQPYRPGWTTVVIFCLLFLGLDALLGRAHQGLLVLAPVFMVLAFTGHQKAYYLGDPLYPTDFLYARQIVELMPLLVADRPWTAVGLVLSMVVASAALFFAWRFWRRKFPRLSKGDRIIRLAVALPALAFFVSIMDYATFSWARDRLQIFPIMWDQKENYAHNGFALAFALNVPMAKVSAPSGYSQAAIAAAPQPATAASVPLDRPDIIVVMSESFWDPSRLPGTMITPDPIANARRLQSGHVFSPEFGGMTANVEFEALTGFSNAFLPYGSIPYQQYVRDSLPSMATFLKSQGYDTLAIHPFEGWFWNRKPVYKAFGFTDFLSSETLPPMAKRGQLVSDAALTDEIIREAEAKTDPFFIFAVSLQSHGPYEPNRYAAATHTVSTIGGPWARGSILTYAEGASDADKGLEQLIEWASNRDRPTVIAFFGDHLPPLGPAYVDTGFLKNPVPDRKESAEKMALHRETPLVVWSNRAGSAETGSISPAFLPLEIFKAAGIQHPYYTDFLGKVREQYRVVERSMLIGADDAATPEWSRAKSVAPIIRDFRFLQFDIMFGKRHGAPTYFPETLPADQRPPDAITRHYGDRIVG
- a CDS encoding TIGR02302 family protein, whose translation is MKEPTTASATNSRNGRLRWARLGTWTAIHVERLWPLLLPLLIVGGLFLAISWFGLFRLMPDVMRLAVLALFGIAVLGAVYPLRYFRRPSATEIDRRIESSNRLLHTPVTVQGDRLSGRETGFGEALWREHQRRMAARLRDLSGDLPRPRVPERDPWGLRAAVPLLLLAAFAFSFGPLGGRLDDGFRAHASVDSLPARIDAWVTPPAYTRKAPIFLTADAAQPGATFTVPEGSDVALRVTGGAGDETLAFVEANGVFHDIAPKVAAPDAAPPVVQSASASRQFAGKLTMDGTLVLKSGDAELRSWAFKIVPDSPPTITFVGEPKRAVNGTLELNYEIADDYGAASAEAEFKLIDPSASNARPLYEAPDLPLALPRRGAEAKAAKASRDLTEHAWAGLPVTLTLKAVDDAGQEATSETKRIILPARPFTNPLAKAVVEQRRMLALDANRKADVRGLMDAITLRPEDTFDNLSHYLGIMAGMTRLKLAQSDDQLREAADYLWQMALTIEDGDLSAAEKRLRQAQENLKQALENGASDEEIDQLMKELREAMDEFLREFAERAQQDPNLAEQLPQNGQQLRESDLQRMLDQIENLAKSGNRDQAQQLLSELQNLMNNLQAGRRQQQRQQDGQSGEMKKQMDRLGDIMRRQQQTMNETFGLGQQQRDRQQRGDPGEQGGEPQAGENGEGQPQDGPGMTPEEFAEALKQLQEGQGQLQKDLQGLMKDLEGLGVQPGEGFGDAGEAMGEAEGSLGEGEDERAVGEQGRALEALRRGAQDMMQQMMQAMQGDQGGSEQGGRQQNADRDPLGRPRATTGPDFGDSVKVPDEIDVQRARQILEAIRKRLGNALSPALERDYLERLLDMR
- a CDS encoding response regulator, whose protein sequence is MAKILIVEDDDSVRTLAARALQRNGYEVEVAVDGGSGLDCIRAAEGSYDLVVSDVRMPGMDGIEMARAAAASYPALKLMLMTGYADQRERCESLRGVVRDVLQKPFSLADLRERVEHLLAEAVEPAA
- the hpt gene encoding hypoxanthine phosphoribosyltransferase translates to MPVVRGKEIEVLYSASAIARRNLELAKEIAAHEYHDLLVISVLKGSFIFAADLIRAMHDVGLSPEVEFIFISSYGAGTTSGEVRVLRDIDNDVAGRDVLLIDDILESGKTLSFARELMLSRGAKSCSLAVLLDKRMRRQAKIDADFVGFDCPDYFVVGYGMDVAHAFRELPFVGVVKS